In Pseudomonas fluorescens, the following are encoded in one genomic region:
- a CDS encoding sigma-54 dependent transcriptional regulator codes for MLGCQQALTLEDIPCIGVGSAEEALERVGDNFAGIVVSDIRLPGIDGLELLTRLKERDRSLPVVLITGHGDISMAVGAMQKGAYDFMEKPFSPERLVDVARRALEQRSLAREVSSLRRQLAERDSLEGRIIGRSPAMQNLRELIANVADTSANVLIEGETGTGKELVARCLHDFSRRHTKQFVALNCGGLPENLFESEIFGHEANAFTGAGKRRIGKIEHADGGTLFLDEVESMPLPLQIKLLRVLQERTLERLGSNQSVAVDCRVIAATKSDLVESSKAGEFRSDLYYRLNVVTLELPPLRERREDILQLFEHFLQLSSLRFDRTVPELDNQTVSNLMSHDWPGNVRELRNVAERFALGLPAFKKTGAGGGNQGLAFAEAVEAFERNLLSDALQRSGGNLTQASQELGMAKTTLFDKVKKYGLSH; via the coding sequence CTGCTCGGCTGCCAACAGGCGCTGACCCTGGAAGACATTCCCTGCATTGGCGTGGGTAGCGCCGAAGAAGCCCTGGAGCGGGTCGGCGACAACTTCGCCGGCATCGTCGTCAGCGACATTCGCCTGCCGGGCATCGATGGCCTGGAACTGCTGACACGACTCAAGGAGCGTGATCGCAGCTTGCCGGTGGTGTTGATTACCGGCCACGGCGACATTTCCATGGCCGTCGGCGCGATGCAGAAAGGCGCCTACGACTTCATGGAGAAACCCTTCTCCCCCGAACGCCTGGTGGACGTCGCCCGCCGCGCCCTGGAGCAACGCAGCCTGGCGCGAGAAGTCTCGTCGTTGCGTCGGCAACTGGCCGAGCGCGACTCCCTCGAAGGGCGGATCATCGGTCGCTCGCCGGCCATGCAGAACCTGCGGGAACTGATCGCCAACGTTGCCGATACCTCGGCCAACGTGCTGATCGAAGGCGAGACCGGCACCGGCAAGGAATTGGTTGCGCGCTGCCTGCATGATTTCAGTCGGCGACACACCAAGCAGTTCGTCGCGCTGAACTGCGGCGGCCTGCCGGAAAACCTGTTCGAAAGTGAAATTTTCGGCCACGAAGCCAACGCCTTTACCGGCGCCGGCAAACGGCGGATCGGCAAGATCGAACACGCCGACGGCGGCACGCTGTTCCTCGACGAAGTGGAAAGCATGCCCCTGCCCTTGCAGATCAAACTGCTGCGGGTGTTGCAGGAACGCACCCTCGAACGCCTCGGATCGAACCAGAGCGTAGCGGTGGATTGCCGGGTGATCGCGGCGACCAAATCCGACCTCGTCGAGTCAAGCAAGGCCGGCGAGTTCCGCAGCGACCTGTATTACCGCCTCAACGTGGTGACCCTGGAACTGCCGCCGCTGCGCGAGCGCCGCGAGGACATCCTGCAACTGTTCGAACACTTTTTGCAGCTGTCATCCCTGCGCTTCGACCGCACGGTGCCGGAATTGGACAACCAGACCGTTTCGAACCTGATGAGCCACGACTGGCCGGGTAACGTGCGTGAACTGCGCAACGTTGCCGAGCGCTTTGCCCTGGGCCTGCCGGCGTTCAAGAAAACCGGTGCCGGCGGCGGTAATCAGGGCCTGGCCTTTGCCGAAGCGGTGGAAGCCTTCGAGCGCAACCTGCTCAGCGATGCCTTGCAACGCAGCGGCGGCAACCTGACCCAGGCCAGCCAGGAACTGGGCATGGCCAAGACCACGCTGTTCGACAAGGTAAAGAAGTACGGGTTGAGCCACTGA
- a CDS encoding amino acid ABC transporter ATP-binding protein, with translation MISIKSINKWYGDFQVLTDCSTEVKKGEVIVVCGPSGSGKSTLIKCVNALEPFQKGDIVVDGTSIADPKTNLPKLRSRVGMVFQHFELFPHLTITENLTIAQIKVLGRSKEEATKKGLQLLERVGLSAHAHKHPGQLSGGQQQRVAIARALAMDPIVMLFDEPTSALDPEMVNEVLDVMVQLAHEGMTMMCVTHEMGFARKVADRVIFMDQGKIIEDCKKEEFFGDINARAERTQHFLNKILQH, from the coding sequence ATGATCTCTATCAAAAGCATCAACAAGTGGTATGGGGACTTCCAGGTACTGACTGATTGCAGCACCGAGGTCAAAAAAGGCGAAGTGATCGTGGTGTGCGGGCCATCCGGTTCCGGCAAGTCGACCCTGATCAAGTGCGTCAACGCCCTGGAACCGTTCCAGAAAGGCGACATCGTGGTCGACGGCACCTCCATCGCCGACCCGAAGACCAACCTGCCGAAACTGCGTTCCCGCGTGGGCATGGTGTTCCAGCACTTCGAGCTGTTCCCGCACCTGACCATCACCGAAAACCTGACCATCGCGCAGATCAAGGTCTTGGGCCGCAGCAAGGAAGAAGCCACCAAGAAAGGCCTGCAACTGCTCGAACGCGTCGGTCTCTCGGCCCATGCCCACAAGCACCCGGGCCAACTGTCCGGCGGTCAGCAACAGCGTGTGGCGATTGCCCGTGCGCTGGCGATGGACCCGATCGTCATGCTGTTCGACGAACCAACCTCCGCGCTGGACCCGGAAATGGTCAACGAAGTGCTCGACGTGATGGTGCAACTGGCCCACGAAGGCATGACCATGATGTGCGTGACCCACGAAATGGGCTTCGCCCGTAAAGTGGCGGACCGCGTGATTTTCATGGACCAGGGCAAGATCATCGAAGACTGCAAGAAAGAAGAGTTCTTCGGCGACATCAACGCCCGCGCCGAGCGTACGCAGCACTTCCTCAACAAGATTCTGCAGCACTAA
- a CDS encoding alpha/beta hydrolase: MGASFFSRIVLLAALLFGLPSLAASRCDVNVPTERVDLAQVSLAYQSIGRASDPALLLVMGLGGQLIHWPDEVVVALCQQGFRVIRYDNRDVGLSTWRQTPAEANLTFEVLRYKLGLPVSSPYSLTDMADDGLGLMDALHIDQFHVLGASMGGMIAQHMAAMAPQRIESLTLIMTTSGAEGLPAPSAALVQLLARRGAPNREVALEQQADLLAALGSPMVTDDRQSLLHQAALSYDRAFNPEGVKRQIMAILAEPSRVTLLNQLRVPALVVHGTADPLLPVMHGVHLAAHLRGSQLVLIPGLAHRFQEAFKAPLLGAVLPYLREHREDTSHWAQIEPVADRNLL, translated from the coding sequence ATGGGTGCTTCATTCTTTTCACGAATCGTATTGTTGGCCGCGCTGTTGTTCGGCCTGCCGTCCCTGGCGGCTTCGCGTTGTGACGTCAATGTTCCGACCGAACGGGTGGATCTGGCCCAGGTAAGCCTGGCGTACCAGAGCATCGGCCGTGCGTCGGATCCGGCATTGCTGCTGGTGATGGGCCTGGGCGGGCAATTGATTCACTGGCCGGATGAGGTGGTGGTCGCCCTGTGCCAGCAGGGATTCAGGGTGATCCGCTATGACAATCGCGATGTTGGTCTGTCGACCTGGCGGCAAACACCGGCCGAAGCCAACCTGACCTTCGAAGTGTTGCGTTACAAACTCGGTTTGCCAGTGTCGTCACCGTACTCGCTGACCGACATGGCCGACGATGGCCTGGGACTGATGGACGCCTTGCACATCGATCAATTCCACGTGTTGGGCGCCAGCATGGGCGGGATGATCGCCCAGCACATGGCGGCCATGGCACCGCAACGGATCGAGAGCCTGACCCTGATCATGACCACCTCCGGTGCCGAAGGCTTGCCGGCACCGAGTGCGGCGCTGGTGCAGTTGTTGGCCCGGCGCGGCGCACCGAACCGCGAAGTGGCCCTGGAGCAACAGGCCGACTTGCTGGCGGCGCTGGGCAGCCCGATGGTCACCGACGATCGCCAGTCGCTGTTGCATCAGGCGGCGCTGTCCTATGACCGGGCGTTCAATCCCGAGGGCGTGAAACGCCAGATCATGGCCATTCTCGCCGAACCGAGCCGGGTGACCCTGCTCAATCAGTTGCGGGTGCCGGCGCTGGTGGTGCATGGCACGGCCGACCCGCTGCTGCCGGTGATGCACGGGGTGCATCTGGCGGCGCATCTGCGCGGCAGTCAGTTGGTCTTGATTCCGGGCTTGGCCCATCGCTTCCAGGAGGCGTTCAAGGCGCCGTTGCTGGGGGCGGTGTTGCCGTATTTGCGCGAGCACCGTGAAGACACTTCACATTGGGCGCAGATCGAGCCTGTGGCCGATCGCAACCTCCTCTAA
- a CDS encoding DUF6543 domain-containing protein, with protein MVDETTPLTADFGLAFPLPANPDQGLTLSASERWNECCEQWRALMAQNPQSPLAGTWWNARARGTDQSRKAQANRLYRQHFEASSQWAFAQGILDTEQVQTLQAIIDPPAQTATPATPKIYVEQMQFKDDKDLSIELSGALVITRDTKQPVAQLLYLPSLPSAWMTFENRVDMESWLFEHQPQMFDQPRLPTGTLRVYYTELERSVLQTSAESLWARLPVTPADRPRNELILALPATLPDADTNEDDVLFGQLSPDIPLGIRRQALEQQRTALDALLGENFQGDHTDPRLQRLQRQMDALTATEQASTTAATALLNTDSAQKMLELRHKNRPHYATLYQARLDGLRAEAELQLSLNQINTEEHQWLTRVLDAPDQAPAADLVVARLVLSATDTEGDTHRTQTEELDGVLLFTKASALLPDSTDSLLLYWPGRFGGLQRFSSRQALEQTLFKRPANDNTLALHVLPLNGPPFEYALQTQLHSCEQQAARIMATNPVPSHASQRAAELEKLREQTLACLTVPQSAARELVYAHILEQNRSSALAAQLPSWHGELSAVQRDRLKVSFKSYIAAMKRSHEWLERELPPREAFSKKAVDARLRQDFDLTQQVEVLLDVPDSTTWRKVVMEGAAPGTPQQNVLVASEQRSKLSLGDLALSNIDQEMWWRLSLMQVEVSGADAVQRQKVKSGITTSWLRKLVTELDVAGKYETLIRETFLGSSTASTFNNEYRHECLSEPWRLMLRLQGEFAVLAKDINADGQQVLDIAIDANSREGFSANGKRIELLPAHLTVGGKDTHGQGPTTLSGVTFIVEQISGLTLLYLPDSPDGVFLRQFDSLEQARLRLFNDCLRSSMVSYLADRALKGDVAHHVSRINQARLKNFDGLIGVGTAWPSSTSLAAHLLNVHMGRLLEAHRATSRSNDALYLEQVALKSGAMFNYLKMALGMLPFVGTAIALYDAWNSANLAVAAFLRGDVGHGLAEVEAVLLSLIDAVMDILPGASAAPAAARAATRSRQWRALGKSPGALQVSTPRQARRALERFKGYEHEKPLSLSGLQPGTEGLYRNVYRHADGDFMLSQGRIYRIELAGNPPRWRLSGTSTRTYKQPIALDESGHWNTHYAVYGTVIEGGGVGGGAALGHMADGLDPLWPVAIRRWLPRWWTDRALRRQLTLNNTVDANIRRLKSQTRNTDSLLKSYSKPEGTQRPPLATVDRAFLEDIEAAQTLYLTLGELKVLSHGNKRALINRDQNTCAATVFYRQNHRIALSMERLNEYNARIDQLVDRSGATPNTNTSTHLKLLAERKEARMDFIKEFDQQHQAVEDARQWVRRITHSPQKEEAAKTMQLLNDTHSDSTYRYLRTAYVLETIPHFEAVDDLTWLYFHVRLKQSREKVGRVLFTQYQLPQVRSNIGQRNRVFEECLTTYREFRRQLGAWTLGYPQHLDMEQVRAFLDDLDQMEALARHAIGNRSAAPPPTKSTGKQLFETEDNRLLIGEPSTDVVTRQQRFTIEDVDGRTETWLPRSNGKYHLSEPAVSTQPVLPTDVRPLLTEAGKRLGVADAYTNKVKGYAQQNMLPVDLEHMMSSEATELTMRAREIERLSPAEAVALQLRNRADEMLRTGRTLRIDQSMNSKTPTEGYLDYLLEQQVVDIRKEGGLRDLGKRPDGRRDFLQEYEVRNLRSEPAQTLWYAHFHYTSAKPQFSDFVKGHLKLPEQRNLGLQWQKDVAASGGTVEAIWRGDIGKPLGNKHFSML; from the coding sequence ATGGTTGACGAAACCACACCCCTAACGGCCGATTTCGGCCTTGCCTTCCCTTTGCCCGCGAACCCGGATCAGGGTCTGACCCTGAGCGCCTCGGAACGCTGGAACGAATGCTGTGAGCAGTGGCGGGCACTTATGGCGCAAAACCCGCAGTCGCCGCTCGCCGGCACTTGGTGGAATGCCCGTGCGCGCGGTACGGATCAGTCGCGCAAGGCACAGGCAAACCGCTTGTACCGCCAGCATTTCGAGGCGTCGAGCCAATGGGCTTTTGCCCAGGGCATCCTGGATACCGAGCAGGTCCAGACATTGCAGGCGATCATCGACCCGCCCGCGCAGACAGCAACGCCTGCCACTCCAAAGATTTACGTCGAGCAAATGCAGTTCAAGGATGACAAAGACCTGTCAATCGAACTATCGGGCGCCTTGGTCATCACCCGGGACACGAAGCAACCGGTCGCTCAGTTGCTGTACTTGCCTTCCCTGCCATCCGCCTGGATGACCTTTGAGAACCGTGTCGATATGGAAAGCTGGCTGTTCGAACATCAGCCGCAGATGTTCGACCAACCCCGGCTACCGACAGGCACCCTCAGGGTTTATTACACAGAGCTTGAGCGCAGCGTGCTGCAGACCAGCGCTGAATCCTTGTGGGCACGATTGCCTGTCACCCCTGCCGATCGGCCGCGTAACGAATTGATCCTGGCCTTGCCCGCCACCTTGCCGGACGCGGATACCAACGAAGACGATGTCCTGTTCGGCCAGTTAAGCCCCGATATTCCACTGGGCATCCGTCGCCAGGCACTGGAGCAACAGCGCACGGCACTGGATGCCTTGTTGGGCGAGAACTTTCAGGGCGACCACACTGACCCGCGCCTGCAACGTCTGCAACGGCAAATGGATGCCCTCACCGCGACCGAGCAGGCCAGCACCACCGCCGCAACCGCGCTGCTGAACACCGACAGTGCGCAAAAAATGCTGGAACTGCGCCACAAAAACCGCCCGCACTACGCAACCCTTTACCAGGCGCGCCTGGACGGTCTGCGTGCCGAAGCTGAACTGCAACTGAGCCTGAACCAGATCAACACTGAAGAGCATCAGTGGCTCACTCGTGTGCTGGATGCCCCCGATCAAGCCCCAGCGGCCGATCTGGTGGTCGCACGCCTGGTGCTGTCGGCGACGGACACCGAAGGCGATACCCACCGCACGCAAACCGAGGAACTGGATGGTGTCCTGCTGTTTACCAAGGCCTCGGCGTTGCTGCCGGACTCGACCGACAGCCTGTTGCTCTACTGGCCCGGGCGCTTCGGTGGTTTGCAGCGTTTCAGCTCTCGACAGGCACTGGAACAGACCTTGTTCAAACGTCCGGCCAACGACAACACCCTGGCCCTGCACGTCTTGCCGCTGAACGGCCCGCCGTTTGAATACGCCTTGCAGACCCAGCTTCACAGCTGTGAACAACAGGCTGCCCGGATCATGGCGACCAATCCTGTGCCGTCTCATGCCAGCCAACGCGCGGCAGAGCTGGAAAAGCTGCGCGAACAGACCCTTGCCTGCCTGACCGTTCCCCAGTCCGCCGCCCGGGAGTTGGTGTACGCGCACATCCTCGAACAAAACCGCAGCAGTGCGCTGGCCGCCCAATTGCCGTCGTGGCATGGCGAACTCTCCGCCGTGCAGCGTGACCGACTCAAGGTGTCGTTCAAGTCCTACATCGCTGCGATGAAGCGCTCCCACGAGTGGCTGGAACGCGAGCTGCCACCTCGGGAAGCCTTCAGCAAGAAAGCTGTCGACGCCCGATTACGCCAGGACTTCGACCTCACTCAACAGGTGGAGGTGCTGCTCGACGTTCCCGATTCCACCACTTGGCGCAAAGTCGTCATGGAAGGCGCCGCGCCAGGCACCCCCCAGCAAAATGTACTGGTCGCCAGCGAGCAGCGCAGCAAGCTGTCTCTCGGCGACCTGGCGCTGAGCAACATCGATCAGGAAATGTGGTGGCGACTGTCGCTGATGCAGGTCGAGGTCAGCGGTGCCGACGCCGTACAACGGCAGAAAGTGAAAAGCGGCATCACTACGTCCTGGCTGCGCAAGCTGGTCACCGAGCTGGATGTGGCCGGGAAATATGAAACGCTGATCCGCGAGACCTTTCTCGGCTCCTCGACGGCATCGACGTTCAACAATGAATACCGGCACGAATGCCTGAGTGAACCCTGGCGCCTGATGCTGCGTTTGCAAGGCGAGTTCGCCGTGCTCGCCAAAGACATCAATGCCGATGGCCAACAGGTCCTGGACATCGCCATCGATGCCAACAGCCGTGAAGGCTTTAGCGCCAATGGCAAACGCATCGAACTGCTGCCGGCACACCTCACGGTGGGCGGCAAGGACACCCATGGGCAGGGGCCGACCACGCTGTCCGGCGTCACCTTTATCGTGGAGCAAATCAGTGGTCTGACCCTGCTTTATCTGCCCGACAGTCCCGACGGGGTTTTTCTGCGCCAGTTCGACAGCCTTGAGCAGGCGCGGCTGCGCTTGTTCAACGATTGCCTGCGCAGCTCGATGGTCAGCTACCTGGCCGACCGTGCCTTGAAGGGCGATGTCGCCCACCACGTCAGCCGGATCAACCAGGCCCGGTTGAAAAACTTCGACGGGCTGATCGGCGTCGGCACGGCCTGGCCATCCAGCACATCCCTGGCGGCGCATCTGCTGAATGTGCACATGGGCCGTTTGCTGGAAGCCCATCGGGCAACATCGCGCTCCAATGATGCGTTGTATCTGGAGCAAGTCGCTTTGAAGTCCGGCGCCATGTTCAACTACCTGAAAATGGCCCTGGGCATGCTGCCCTTCGTCGGTACGGCCATCGCCCTGTACGACGCCTGGAACAGCGCCAACCTAGCGGTGGCGGCCTTCCTGCGCGGCGATGTCGGCCATGGCCTGGCCGAGGTGGAGGCGGTGCTGTTGTCGCTGATCGACGCGGTCATGGACATTCTCCCCGGTGCCAGTGCCGCGCCCGCTGCCGCCCGCGCCGCCACGCGCAGTCGTCAGTGGCGGGCGCTGGGCAAAAGTCCGGGGGCCTTGCAGGTATCGACGCCACGCCAGGCACGGCGTGCCCTGGAACGCTTCAAGGGTTATGAACATGAAAAACCGCTTTCCCTCTCGGGCCTGCAACCGGGCACCGAGGGCCTTTATCGCAATGTGTATCGCCACGCCGACGGCGACTTCATGCTCAGCCAGGGCCGTATCTACCGCATCGAACTGGCGGGCAATCCGCCGCGCTGGCGCTTGAGCGGCACCAGCACGCGGACCTACAAACAGCCGATCGCCCTGGATGAATCCGGCCACTGGAACACCCACTACGCGGTATACGGCACCGTGATCGAAGGCGGCGGCGTGGGAGGTGGCGCGGCGCTTGGGCACATGGCCGATGGATTGGACCCACTCTGGCCGGTCGCCATTCGCCGCTGGCTGCCACGCTGGTGGACCGATCGTGCCTTGCGTCGGCAGTTGACCCTGAACAACACCGTCGACGCCAATATCCGTCGCCTCAAATCTCAAACCAGAAACACCGACTCCTTACTGAAGAGCTACTCCAAGCCTGAAGGTACTCAGCGTCCGCCTCTCGCGACTGTCGACCGTGCCTTTCTGGAAGATATCGAAGCCGCGCAGACCCTGTACCTGACTTTGGGCGAGTTGAAAGTGTTAAGCCATGGCAACAAGCGCGCCTTGATCAACAGAGACCAAAATACTTGCGCCGCGACTGTCTTTTACCGTCAGAACCACCGGATCGCCCTCTCCATGGAACGCCTGAATGAGTACAACGCAAGGATCGATCAGTTGGTCGATCGTTCGGGCGCAACGCCTAACACCAATACCTCCACACACTTGAAACTGCTGGCCGAGCGCAAGGAGGCCCGAATGGACTTTATCAAAGAGTTTGACCAGCAACACCAAGCTGTCGAAGACGCCAGACAATGGGTCCGTCGAATCACTCACTCCCCGCAAAAAGAGGAGGCGGCCAAGACCATGCAGCTTCTAAACGACACGCACAGTGACTCGACTTACCGTTACTTGAGGACGGCGTATGTCCTGGAGACCATCCCCCATTTTGAAGCCGTTGACGACCTTACGTGGCTTTACTTCCATGTGCGATTGAAACAATCCCGTGAAAAGGTCGGGCGTGTCCTATTCACCCAATATCAACTACCACAAGTCCGTTCCAATATCGGCCAGCGCAACCGCGTTTTCGAAGAATGCCTGACCACTTACCGCGAGTTCCGCCGCCAGCTTGGCGCTTGGACGCTAGGCTATCCGCAACACCTGGATATGGAACAAGTCCGTGCGTTTCTAGACGACCTCGACCAGATGGAAGCGCTCGCCCGCCATGCCATCGGAAATCGATCTGCAGCCCCACCTCCGACAAAAAGCACCGGAAAACAACTGTTCGAGACTGAAGACAACCGATTGCTGATTGGCGAACCCAGTACCGATGTCGTGACTCGGCAACAGCGCTTCACCATCGAAGATGTCGATGGCCGTACGGAAACCTGGCTGCCCCGCTCCAACGGTAAATATCACCTCAGTGAACCAGCTGTCTCCACGCAACCGGTATTGCCGACCGATGTCAGGCCGCTGCTGACAGAGGCCGGAAAAAGGCTGGGGGTCGCGGACGCCTATACCAACAAAGTCAAAGGCTATGCGCAGCAAAACATGCTGCCGGTCGACCTTGAGCACATGATGAGCAGCGAGGCCACGGAGTTGACCATGCGTGCCCGGGAGATCGAACGCTTGTCCCCCGCCGAGGCCGTGGCGCTGCAATTGCGCAATCGGGCGGATGAGATGTTGCGCACGGGGCGCACCCTGCGCATCGATCAAAGCATGAACAGCAAAACCCCGACAGAAGGTTATCTGGACTATCTGCTTGAACAGCAAGTGGTGGACATCCGCAAGGAAGGCGGTTTGCGCGACCTGGGCAAACGCCCGGACGGACGACGGGATTTCCTCCAGGAATACGAGGTGCGCAACCTGCGCAGCGAACCGGCGCAAACCCTGTGGTACGCGCACTTTCACTACACCTCGGCCAAGCCGCAATTCAGCGACTTCGTCAAAGGCCATCTGAAACTGCCGGAACAACGCAACCTGGGCCTGCAATGGCAGAAGGACGTGGCCGCCAGTGGCGGTACGGTCGAGGCGATCTGGCGCGGCGACATCGGCAAACCGCTGGGCAACAAACACTTTTCCATGCTGTAA
- a CDS encoding sensor histidine kinase, with amino-acid sequence MKCDPNLYRAAMPSLAVKPRLVRHLFLPPLIIAMMIGLGCIGFWISEHYGIRSLGENGQRQLELHARAVESEISKYTYLPSLLELETSVPQLLADPTPEHRQTVNDYLEGLNRRSRSRAIYVMDTTGRVMATSNWRDVDSYLGEDLSFRAYFQNAVRGQPGRFYGIGSTNGEPGYYLAHGLEEHGKIIGVAVVKVRLEAMEERWQRARLEAFVSDENGIIILSSDPARRLKSVVPLSEETKEKLARSLQYYWFPLNELQPLARETLSEGVEKLTFPANSELVSDDENISYLAQTRPLGDTPWNFTLLTPLQDLRREAINQGILVAVAFALLAFLLIAWNERRKVIATRLAAREALQEANNQLERRITERTTDLRASNERLKGQIRERRQAEETLRRAQDELVQAGKLAAIGQMSTSIAHELNQPLAALRTLSGNTVRFLERGQLDVASTNLKTINELIDRMGRITASLRSFARRGDDKGQACLGKGVDAALQLLGGRVENIQLQLHRDFTDVQVQIDQTRLEQILVNLIGNALDAMQAQPQPELWLEGEAFDGKYRLRVRDNGHGIDAEARKHLFEPFFTTKPGEQGLGLGLTLSASLAAATGGHLGVEHPASGGTAFVLSLPLVSPTPAEPI; translated from the coding sequence ATGAAATGCGACCCCAATCTTTATCGCGCAGCAATGCCATCACTCGCCGTGAAACCCCGTCTGGTTCGTCATTTGTTCCTGCCGCCGCTGATCATCGCCATGATGATCGGCCTGGGCTGTATCGGCTTCTGGATCAGTGAGCACTACGGCATTCGCAGCCTTGGCGAAAACGGCCAGCGTCAGCTGGAACTGCACGCCCGTGCCGTCGAAAGCGAAATCAGCAAATACACCTACCTGCCCAGCCTGCTGGAACTCGAAACCAGCGTTCCGCAGTTGCTGGCCGACCCGACTCCGGAACACCGGCAGACGGTCAACGATTACCTCGAAGGCCTGAACCGGCGCAGCCGCAGTCGGGCCATCTACGTGATGGACACCACCGGTCGCGTCATGGCCACCAGCAACTGGCGCGATGTCGACAGTTACCTGGGTGAAGACCTGTCCTTTCGCGCCTATTTCCAGAACGCCGTGCGCGGTCAGCCGGGGCGCTTCTACGGCATCGGCAGCACCAACGGCGAACCCGGTTACTACCTGGCCCATGGCCTGGAAGAACACGGCAAGATCATCGGCGTCGCGGTGGTCAAGGTCCGCCTGGAAGCCATGGAAGAACGCTGGCAACGGGCACGCCTGGAAGCCTTCGTCAGCGACGAAAACGGCATCATCATTCTGTCCAGCGATCCGGCGCGGCGCTTGAAATCGGTGGTGCCGCTGAGCGAAGAAACCAAGGAAAAACTCGCCCGCAGCCTGCAGTACTACTGGTTCCCGCTCAACGAATTGCAGCCGCTGGCCCGGGAAACCCTGTCCGAAGGCGTGGAAAAACTCACGTTCCCGGCCAACAGCGAACTGGTGTCCGACGATGAAAACATCAGCTACCTGGCGCAAACCCGGCCGCTCGGCGATACGCCGTGGAACTTCACCCTGCTCACGCCGCTTCAGGACTTGCGCCGCGAAGCGATCAACCAGGGGATCCTGGTGGCCGTGGCGTTTGCCCTCCTGGCGTTCCTTTTGATCGCCTGGAACGAGCGACGCAAGGTGATCGCCACCCGCCTCGCGGCCCGGGAAGCCTTGCAGGAAGCCAACAATCAGCTGGAGCGTCGGATTACCGAACGCACCACCGACCTGCGCGCCAGCAACGAACGGCTCAAGGGCCAGATCCGCGAACGCCGGCAGGCCGAAGAGACCTTGCGCCGCGCCCAGGATGAATTGGTACAGGCAGGAAAACTCGCGGCCATCGGCCAGATGTCCACCAGCATCGCCCACGAACTGAACCAGCCGCTGGCGGCGCTGCGCACCTTGTCCGGCAATACCGTGCGCTTCCTCGAACGCGGCCAGCTCGACGTGGCCAGCACCAACCTCAAGACCATCAACGAACTGATCGACCGCATGGGCCGGATCACTGCCAGCCTGCGCTCGTTCGCCCGGCGCGGTGACGACAAGGGCCAGGCCTGCCTCGGCAAAGGCGTGGACGCGGCCTTGCAATTGCTCGGCGGCCGGGTGGAAAACATCCAGCTGCAACTGCACCGCGATTTCACCGATGTGCAGGTGCAGATCGACCAGACCCGCCTGGAGCAGATTCTGGTCAACCTGATCGGCAACGCCCTCGACGCCATGCAAGCGCAGCCGCAACCCGAGCTGTGGCTCGAAGGCGAAGCGTTCGATGGCAAATATCGCCTGCGGGTGCGTGACAACGGCCACGGCATCGACGCCGAAGCGCGCAAGCACCTGTTCGAACCGTTCTTCACCACCAAACCCGGCGAACAGGGCCTGGGCCTCGGCCTGACCCTTTCCGCCAGCCTCGCCGCCGCCACCGGCGGTCACCTGGGTGTCGAGCACCCGGCCAGCGGTGGTACCGCATTCGTCCTCAGTTTACCGTTGGTAAGCCCCACTCCCGCCGAGCCAATATGA